Proteins from one Mus pahari chromosome 10, PAHARI_EIJ_v1.1, whole genome shotgun sequence genomic window:
- the LOC110327797 gene encoding putative olfactory receptor 10D4, with product MTNHTLVTEFTLLGIPETEGLENVLLFLFSTLYACALLGNLLLLTAVTSSSRLHTPMYFFLSNLSIYDMGFCSTTAPKMLSYLSGKGGGISFQGCVVQHFFYHCIGCILCFLYTVMAYDRFVAICFPLRYTIIMNHRVCCVLATGTWMSGCVHATILTSLTFQLPYCGPSEVSYYFCDMPAVLLLACEDSSLAQRVGFTNVGLLSLICFSLIIVSYTRIGISISKIRSAEGRQRAFSTCSAHLTAIMCVYGPVIIIYLQPNPSPLLSAIIQIFNNLVTPTINPLIYSLRNKDVKAALRHVFLKRCLSLEVNENI from the coding sequence ATGACAAACCACACTTTGGTGACAGAATTTACCTTGCTGGGCATCCCTGAGACAGAGGGCCTGGAGAATGTCCTACTCTTCCTGTTCTCAACATTATATGCCTGTGCCCTGCTGGGAAACTTGCTCCTTCTTACTGCAGTCACCTCCTCCTCACGactccacacacccatgtactttttctTGAGCAACCTCTCTATCTATGACATGGGCTTCTGTTCCACTACAGCTCCCAAGATGTTGTCATATCTCTCAGGAAAAGGTGGAGGGATCTCTTTCCAGGGATGTGTTGTACAACACTTCTTCTATCACTGTATTGGTTGCATATTGTGCTTCCTGTACACagtgatggcctatgaccgctttGTTGCCATATGCTTCCCTTTGAGATACACAATCATCATGAACCACAGAGTATGTTGTGTCTTGGCCACAGGGACCTGGATGAGTGGCTGTGTGCATGCCACTATCCTAACTTCCCTCACTTTCCAATTGCCCTACTGTGGCCCCAGTGAGGTGAGTTATTACTTCTGTGACATGCCTGCAGTGTTATTGCTAGCCTGTGAAGATTCCTCTCTAGCACAGAGGGTAGGTTTCACAAATGTTGGTCTTTTATCTCTCATTTGTTTCTCTCTCATTATTGTGTCCTACACTCGAATTGGGATCTCCATCTCAAAAATCCGCtcagcagaaggcaggcagagggcGTTCTCCACCTGCAGTGCCCACCTCACAGCTATCATGTGTGTCTATGGACCAGTCATCATCATCTACCTACAGCCCAACCCCAGCCCACTGCTTAGTGCAATTATTCAGATTTTCAACAATCTTGTGACACCCACCATCAACCCATtgatctacagcctgaggaacaaggatgtgAAAGCAGCCCTGAGGCATGTGTTTCTTAAGAGGTGTCTTAGCCTGGAAGTAAATGAAAACATCTAA